A genomic segment from Neobacillus sp. YX16 encodes:
- a CDS encoding histidine kinase: MRIISKRFKHNSLFYKMFLITILIIVTVSTLITWTTFRMSEKFFIERFSLNNSKVMAQIKESLGTFQYSIVIASNSLMNNGTIKSFLTGEHSNAMLGTYYYNVKKQMANIKSSVEAYDVSILVYGINGISYATDRPSWAASDKELHNHFITTNTLKQPKKLLFHLEQQGDQTQEERNIVASKAFMEPTSKYIYGFMYFTIQEKDFRKFYSSYTSLGNNVLVMDQSGTILSSNRNEFIGNKEPELLKYANQLEEQQKDYMDANFKGKDHLIMSEYLPTFDLYLVNLIDKKTAFANIIDKKSIVLICILFIFLAIIIVFFASRRLTNSLSNLVKQIGNTPKNDFDHYIPVTGTYETRQIGQAFNSMLDELHEYVNKLVLVQKQKRNAELAALQQQINPHFLYNTLTSIKFMVQQGGKEEAAETVNALISLLQNTIGNISETITVRQEIDNLKSYVLINQKRYGERIRVNYFIEPECFEIQIPKLILQPFIENSFFHGFNKKSGGTINVLVWQEGASLICEVLDNGDGMEVSADNKLPGTKRKQAMFSGIGVRNVDERIQLIYGEAYGVTISSKIGEGTKVRISLPLQKTKNCHIN; encoded by the coding sequence ATGAGAATAATATCGAAACGATTTAAACATAATAGCTTATTTTATAAAATGTTTCTTATCACAATACTAATCATTGTTACTGTGTCCACTCTGATAACCTGGACCACATTTCGTATGTCAGAAAAATTTTTTATTGAACGGTTTAGTTTAAACAATAGCAAGGTTATGGCTCAAATAAAGGAGAGCCTAGGTACTTTTCAATATTCGATTGTTATCGCTTCTAATAGCCTTATGAACAACGGAACAATCAAGAGTTTTCTCACCGGTGAGCACTCGAACGCAATGTTAGGCACGTATTATTATAATGTGAAAAAACAAATGGCCAATATAAAATCAAGTGTAGAAGCTTATGATGTTAGTATTTTGGTCTATGGTATTAATGGTATTAGTTATGCAACAGATAGACCTTCATGGGCGGCATCTGATAAAGAGTTACATAATCACTTCATTACCACAAATACACTCAAACAACCTAAAAAGCTGCTATTTCATCTTGAACAACAAGGGGATCAAACTCAAGAAGAAAGAAATATTGTTGCTTCTAAGGCTTTTATGGAACCAACTTCAAAATATATTTATGGATTTATGTACTTTACTATTCAAGAAAAGGATTTTAGAAAGTTTTATAGCAGCTATACAAGCTTAGGTAATAATGTGTTAGTAATGGATCAGTCTGGGACTATTTTATCCAGTAATCGTAATGAGTTTATTGGAAATAAAGAACCGGAGCTCCTGAAATATGCTAACCAACTAGAGGAGCAGCAAAAGGATTACATGGATGCAAATTTTAAGGGTAAGGACCATTTAATAATGAGTGAATATCTGCCTACCTTTGATTTGTATTTGGTAAATTTAATCGATAAAAAAACTGCATTTGCAAATATCATTGATAAAAAATCGATTGTTCTCATATGTATACTGTTTATCTTTTTAGCTATCATCATCGTATTTTTTGCATCTAGAAGATTAACAAATTCGTTGTCAAATCTTGTGAAACAAATCGGAAATACTCCGAAAAATGACTTTGACCATTATATACCTGTTACGGGTACATACGAAACTAGACAAATTGGTCAAGCTTTCAACTCTATGCTTGATGAGCTTCATGAGTATGTGAATAAACTGGTGCTAGTCCAAAAACAGAAACGTAATGCGGAATTAGCAGCACTGCAGCAACAGATCAATCCACATTTTTTATATAATACATTAACTTCAATCAAATTCATGGTCCAGCAAGGTGGAAAAGAAGAGGCAGCCGAAACCGTTAATGCGCTGATATCCTTATTACAAAATACGATAGGTAATATTAGTGAAACGATAACTGTGAGGCAGGAAATAGACAATTTAAAAAGTTACGTCTTAATCAATCAGAAACGCTATGGTGAACGAATTAGAGTGAATTATTTCATTGAGCCAGAGTGTTTTGAAATCCAAATTCCCAAACTGATTTTACAACCCTTTATTGAAAATTCCTTCTTTCATGGCTTCAATAAAAAGAGTGGTGGGACGATTAATGTTCTTGTTTGGCAAGAAGGAGCTTCCCTAATTTGTGAGGTATTGGATAATGGTGACGGAATGGAGGTATCAGCAGATAACAAACTTCCGGGTACGAAGCGCAAACAGGCGATGTTCAGTGGGATTGGTGTTCGAAACGTCGATGAGCGTATTCAGCTGATTTATGGTGAAGCTTATGGTGTTACCATCTCAAGTAAGATAGGTGAAGGGACAAAAGTTCGTATTTCACTTCCATTACAAAAAACTAAAAATTGTCATATAAACTGA